A single region of the Chelonia mydas isolate rCheMyd1 chromosome 4, rCheMyd1.pri.v2, whole genome shotgun sequence genome encodes:
- the LOC122465644 gene encoding uncharacterized protein LOC122465644 isoform X4 yields the protein MVDVIRKISISKPPASLDMYKSSYMMDYRPYNDHKPPIENHTQMIKLAEAQLKAKELARPSKSQLPMMYKEDPISQRKETAEGPRTQAAVRSDGKLEMGHTDCSFGPESFQEVQEEQRKYFNTVLPNAECYLSKCYPHPEQTAAHEDKMERTQMPTMPEREASSPSPFYPQPPVTTEQGPGKDDQEGPEFSKRRQSQTWDSYQQFILETCRARQTKAQQNRSMVLGSSVFGKDGSNSDGASTYNTDYKCWSGVHNGRCKAQRNFSKIVLEDGHFNHSGISPRCQP from the exons CCACCTGCATCTTTGGACATGTACAAGAGCTCGTACATGATGGACTACAGACCGTACAATGACCACAAACCACCCATTGAGAATCATACACAG ATGATTAAGTTAGCAGAAGCCCAGCTAAAGGCCAAAGAGTTGGCACGGCCTTCCAAGTCCCAGCTTCCAATGATGTATAAGGAAGATCCCATCAGCCAGAGAAAAGAAACTGCAGAAGGACCACGCACTCAAGCAGCTGTTCGCTCTGATGGCAAATTGGAGATGGGTCACACAGACTGCTCATTTGGTCCTGAATCGTTCCAAGAGGTCCAGGAAGAGCAGAGGAAGTATTTTAATACAGTCCTTCCAAATGCTGAATGCTACCTCTCTAAATGTTATCCCCATCCTGAGCAAACTGCAGCCCACGAGGACAAAATGGAGAGAACACAAATGCCCACCATGCCAGAAAGAGAGGCTTCTTCTCCTTCACCATTTTATCCCCAGCCTCCTGTAACAACTGAGCAAGGTCCAGGAAAAGATG ATCAGGAAGGGCCAGAGTTTTCCAAGCGAAGACAAAGTCAGACCTGGGACAGCTATCAGCAATTTATCCTGGAGACGTGCAGAGCAAGGCAAACAAAAGCTCAGCAGAACAGGAGCATGGTCTTGGGGTCTTCTGTGTTTGGGAAAG ATGGCAGCAATTCGGATGGGGCAAGCACCTACAACACAGATTACAAATGCTGGTCCGGAGTCCACAACGGACGCTGCAAAGCGCAGAGGAATTTCTCTAAAATTGTCTTGGAAGATGGCCACTTTAACCA CTCTGGGATCTCTCCAAGATGTCAGCCATGA
- the LOC122465644 gene encoding uncharacterized protein LOC122465644 isoform X1, whose product MVDVIRKISISKPPASLDMYKSSYMMDYRPYNDHKPPIENHTQMIKLAEAQLKAKELARPSKSQLPMMYKEDPISQRKETAEGPRTQAAVRSDGKLEMGHTDCSFGPESFQEVQEEQRKYFNTVLPNAECYLSKCYPHPEQTAAHEDKMERTQMPTMPEREASSPSPFYPQPPVTTEQGPGKDDQEGPEFSKRRQSQTWDSYQQFILETCRARQTKAQQNRSMVLGSSVFGKDGSNSDGASTYNTDYKCWSGVHNGRCKAQRNFSKIVLEDGHFNQSPWVSEYKDSYSIFLQKLNWPSHHAMSALCSAVKPITHLSHGLASHKPIPVNTVF is encoded by the exons CCACCTGCATCTTTGGACATGTACAAGAGCTCGTACATGATGGACTACAGACCGTACAATGACCACAAACCACCCATTGAGAATCATACACAG ATGATTAAGTTAGCAGAAGCCCAGCTAAAGGCCAAAGAGTTGGCACGGCCTTCCAAGTCCCAGCTTCCAATGATGTATAAGGAAGATCCCATCAGCCAGAGAAAAGAAACTGCAGAAGGACCACGCACTCAAGCAGCTGTTCGCTCTGATGGCAAATTGGAGATGGGTCACACAGACTGCTCATTTGGTCCTGAATCGTTCCAAGAGGTCCAGGAAGAGCAGAGGAAGTATTTTAATACAGTCCTTCCAAATGCTGAATGCTACCTCTCTAAATGTTATCCCCATCCTGAGCAAACTGCAGCCCACGAGGACAAAATGGAGAGAACACAAATGCCCACCATGCCAGAAAGAGAGGCTTCTTCTCCTTCACCATTTTATCCCCAGCCTCCTGTAACAACTGAGCAAGGTCCAGGAAAAGATG ATCAGGAAGGGCCAGAGTTTTCCAAGCGAAGACAAAGTCAGACCTGGGACAGCTATCAGCAATTTATCCTGGAGACGTGCAGAGCAAGGCAAACAAAAGCTCAGCAGAACAGGAGCATGGTCTTGGGGTCTTCTGTGTTTGGGAAAG ATGGCAGCAATTCGGATGGGGCAAGCACCTACAACACAGATTACAAATGCTGGTCCGGAGTCCACAACGGACGCTGCAAAGCGCAGAGGAATTTCTCTAAAATTGTCTTGGAAGATGGCCACTTTAACCA GAGCCCCTGGGTTTCAGAATACAAGGACAGCTACAGTATTTTCTTGCAGAAGCTGAACTGGCCGTCTCACCACGCCATGTCAGCTCTGTGCTCTGCCGTAAAGCCCATCACACATCTGTCCCATGGGCTGGCTTCCCACAAGCCCATTCCAGTGAATACAGTCTTCTGA
- the LOC122465644 gene encoding uncharacterized protein LOC122465644 isoform X2 — protein sequence MYKSSYMMDYRPYNDHKPPIENHTQMIKLAEAQLKAKELARPSKSQLPMMYKEDPISQRKETAEGPRTQAAVRSDGKLEMGHTDCSFGPESFQEVQEEQRKYFNTVLPNAECYLSKCYPHPEQTAAHEDKMERTQMPTMPEREASSPSPFYPQPPVTTEQGPGKDDQEGPEFSKRRQSQTWDSYQQFILETCRARQTKAQQNRSMVLGSSVFGKDGSNSDGASTYNTDYKCWSGVHNGRCKAQRNFSKIVLEDGHFNQSPWVSEYKDSYSIFLQKLNWPSHHAMSALCSAVKPITHLSHGLASHKPIPVNTVF from the exons ATGTACAAGAGCTCGTACATGATGGACTACAGACCGTACAATGACCACAAACCACCCATTGAGAATCATACACAG ATGATTAAGTTAGCAGAAGCCCAGCTAAAGGCCAAAGAGTTGGCACGGCCTTCCAAGTCCCAGCTTCCAATGATGTATAAGGAAGATCCCATCAGCCAGAGAAAAGAAACTGCAGAAGGACCACGCACTCAAGCAGCTGTTCGCTCTGATGGCAAATTGGAGATGGGTCACACAGACTGCTCATTTGGTCCTGAATCGTTCCAAGAGGTCCAGGAAGAGCAGAGGAAGTATTTTAATACAGTCCTTCCAAATGCTGAATGCTACCTCTCTAAATGTTATCCCCATCCTGAGCAAACTGCAGCCCACGAGGACAAAATGGAGAGAACACAAATGCCCACCATGCCAGAAAGAGAGGCTTCTTCTCCTTCACCATTTTATCCCCAGCCTCCTGTAACAACTGAGCAAGGTCCAGGAAAAGATG ATCAGGAAGGGCCAGAGTTTTCCAAGCGAAGACAAAGTCAGACCTGGGACAGCTATCAGCAATTTATCCTGGAGACGTGCAGAGCAAGGCAAACAAAAGCTCAGCAGAACAGGAGCATGGTCTTGGGGTCTTCTGTGTTTGGGAAAG ATGGCAGCAATTCGGATGGGGCAAGCACCTACAACACAGATTACAAATGCTGGTCCGGAGTCCACAACGGACGCTGCAAAGCGCAGAGGAATTTCTCTAAAATTGTCTTGGAAGATGGCCACTTTAACCA GAGCCCCTGGGTTTCAGAATACAAGGACAGCTACAGTATTTTCTTGCAGAAGCTGAACTGGCCGTCTCACCACGCCATGTCAGCTCTGTGCTCTGCCGTAAAGCCCATCACACATCTGTCCCATGGGCTGGCTTCCCACAAGCCCATTCCAGTGAATACAGTCTTCTGA
- the LOC122465644 gene encoding uncharacterized protein LOC122465644 isoform X3: protein MIKLAEAQLKAKELARPSKSQLPMMYKEDPISQRKETAEGPRTQAAVRSDGKLEMGHTDCSFGPESFQEVQEEQRKYFNTVLPNAECYLSKCYPHPEQTAAHEDKMERTQMPTMPEREASSPSPFYPQPPVTTEQGPGKDDQEGPEFSKRRQSQTWDSYQQFILETCRARQTKAQQNRSMVLGSSVFGKDGSNSDGASTYNTDYKCWSGVHNGRCKAQRNFSKIVLEDGHFNQSPWVSEYKDSYSIFLQKLNWPSHHAMSALCSAVKPITHLSHGLASHKPIPVNTVF from the exons ATGATTAAGTTAGCAGAAGCCCAGCTAAAGGCCAAAGAGTTGGCACGGCCTTCCAAGTCCCAGCTTCCAATGATGTATAAGGAAGATCCCATCAGCCAGAGAAAAGAAACTGCAGAAGGACCACGCACTCAAGCAGCTGTTCGCTCTGATGGCAAATTGGAGATGGGTCACACAGACTGCTCATTTGGTCCTGAATCGTTCCAAGAGGTCCAGGAAGAGCAGAGGAAGTATTTTAATACAGTCCTTCCAAATGCTGAATGCTACCTCTCTAAATGTTATCCCCATCCTGAGCAAACTGCAGCCCACGAGGACAAAATGGAGAGAACACAAATGCCCACCATGCCAGAAAGAGAGGCTTCTTCTCCTTCACCATTTTATCCCCAGCCTCCTGTAACAACTGAGCAAGGTCCAGGAAAAGATG ATCAGGAAGGGCCAGAGTTTTCCAAGCGAAGACAAAGTCAGACCTGGGACAGCTATCAGCAATTTATCCTGGAGACGTGCAGAGCAAGGCAAACAAAAGCTCAGCAGAACAGGAGCATGGTCTTGGGGTCTTCTGTGTTTGGGAAAG ATGGCAGCAATTCGGATGGGGCAAGCACCTACAACACAGATTACAAATGCTGGTCCGGAGTCCACAACGGACGCTGCAAAGCGCAGAGGAATTTCTCTAAAATTGTCTTGGAAGATGGCCACTTTAACCA GAGCCCCTGGGTTTCAGAATACAAGGACAGCTACAGTATTTTCTTGCAGAAGCTGAACTGGCCGTCTCACCACGCCATGTCAGCTCTGTGCTCTGCCGTAAAGCCCATCACACATCTGTCCCATGGGCTGGCTTCCCACAAGCCCATTCCAGTGAATACAGTCTTCTGA